A section of the Flaviflexus equikiangi genome encodes:
- a CDS encoding sensor histidine kinase, with amino-acid sequence MELLIVLTVALVASSSAIVWLWRDRRAHRAESARLAAELAAREKRPAIIAHEIRTPLALVRGAAELLAEQTPGPLNERQVGFVETITENVQQVIDIAENFISQVRLDDNPTLHTHELVDVREVVYEAARDMRRITSVPIRVDARGGMVPIYTEPHLIRQLVWNLVNNAIRHAGDGVTVMVRITPGDDGGALLSVGDTGSGMSERDQESLFTPFATGSSRRPGSGIGMLVTRKIVEAHGGNIMVDSEEGYGTAILVSLPRGEETR; translated from the coding sequence ATGGAGCTCCTCATCGTCCTCACCGTTGCCCTCGTGGCGAGTTCGTCCGCGATCGTCTGGCTGTGGCGTGACCGGCGGGCCCACCGTGCGGAGAGTGCCCGCCTGGCGGCAGAGCTTGCCGCGCGGGAGAAGCGCCCCGCCATCATCGCGCACGAGATCCGTACCCCGCTCGCACTCGTGCGGGGTGCGGCAGAGCTCCTCGCGGAGCAGACGCCGGGCCCCCTCAACGAGCGCCAGGTCGGCTTCGTCGAGACCATCACGGAGAACGTCCAGCAGGTCATCGATATCGCCGAGAACTTCATCTCCCAGGTGCGCCTCGACGACAATCCGACACTCCACACGCACGAACTCGTCGATGTTCGGGAGGTCGTCTACGAGGCGGCACGTGACATGCGGAGGATCACGAGCGTCCCCATCCGGGTCGATGCTCGCGGCGGCATGGTCCCCATCTATACGGAGCCGCACCTCATCCGCCAGCTCGTGTGGAATCTCGTCAACAATGCGATCCGGCATGCTGGGGACGGTGTCACCGTCATGGTTCGTATCACCCCCGGGGACGATGGTGGTGCGCTCCTGTCGGTGGGTGACACGGGATCGGGAATGTCCGAGAGGGATCAGGAATCGCTCTTCACGCCGTTCGCCACGGGATCATCCCGCAGGCCTGGAAGCGGCATTGGTATGCTGGTGACTCGGAAGATCGTCGAGGCTCACGGAGGAAACATCATGGTGGACTCCGAGGAGGGCTACGGAACGGCGATCCTCGTGTCCCTGCCGCGCGGTGAGGAGACCCGGTGA
- a CDS encoding MFS transporter codes for MANTSRGGLGVLSAPPAGTPVPENEIDPLYKRLRRQAFLGIFFGYAGFYLIRNNVSIVSAVLKEYDVLDALGLGIVANAVLFSYGLSKFFMAMLSDRANARYFMPLGLALSAIVNLLIAFVPVLSASVGLFAAMMFLNGWFQGMGWPPSGRVLVHWFSTNERGWMTSIWNCAHNVGGAGVGILAAWALTQFGSSEADWAPAFWAPAIVALFVALFAFLTIRDRPEAVGLPTIEEYRNDPAKVEQSADEEGMPWKETLFKHVLTNRVIVLLALTNVFVYTLRYGVLNWIPVYLTEEIHAADITDGIIGFAIYELAGIVGTLLCGWMSDKVFKGWRSGAGLVFLAGVGVAIGFYWLLPATAPLWLFYVLIAIIGGLIYGPVMLIGLQAIDLSPVNVAGTAAGFTGLFGYLLGASLASTGVGLLVKFYGWNVTFACLMGIVVLALIFMWIVGRDERKMMDAREAKLLAEQDNR; via the coding sequence ATGGCTAACACATCTCGAGGGGGCCTCGGTGTTCTCTCCGCACCACCGGCAGGTACCCCCGTGCCGGAGAACGAGATCGATCCGCTCTACAAGCGGCTGAGGCGCCAGGCGTTCCTCGGTATCTTCTTCGGCTACGCAGGCTTCTACCTGATCCGCAACAACGTCTCGATCGTGTCCGCGGTCCTCAAGGAATACGACGTCCTCGACGCACTCGGCCTCGGCATTGTCGCCAACGCTGTTCTCTTCTCCTACGGCCTGTCCAAGTTCTTCATGGCCATGCTGTCGGACCGTGCGAACGCACGCTACTTCATGCCGCTCGGCCTCGCGCTGTCCGCGATCGTCAACCTTCTCATCGCCTTCGTCCCCGTCCTATCCGCATCAGTCGGACTCTTCGCCGCGATGATGTTCCTCAACGGCTGGTTCCAGGGCATGGGATGGCCGCCATCGGGCCGCGTCCTTGTGCACTGGTTCTCCACGAACGAACGCGGCTGGATGACCTCCATCTGGAACTGTGCACACAACGTCGGCGGTGCCGGTGTCGGCATCCTGGCCGCGTGGGCGCTCACACAGTTCGGCAGCTCCGAGGCCGACTGGGCCCCCGCCTTCTGGGCCCCCGCCATCGTTGCCCTCTTCGTGGCACTCTTCGCGTTCCTCACGATCCGCGACCGTCCCGAGGCCGTCGGCCTGCCCACGATCGAGGAATACCGCAACGATCCCGCCAAGGTTGAGCAGTCAGCCGATGAAGAGGGCATGCCCTGGAAGGAGACCCTCTTCAAGCACGTCCTCACCAACCGCGTCATCGTCCTGCTAGCGTTGACCAACGTGTTCGTCTACACGCTGCGGTATGGCGTCCTCAACTGGATCCCCGTCTACCTGACGGAAGAGATCCATGCCGCGGACATCACCGACGGCATCATCGGCTTCGCGATCTACGAACTCGCCGGCATCGTCGGCACGCTCCTGTGCGGCTGGATGTCGGACAAGGTGTTCAAGGGATGGCGGTCGGGTGCGGGACTCGTCTTCCTCGCCGGCGTCGGTGTCGCCATCGGCTTCTACTGGCTCCTCCCCGCAACCGCGCCGCTGTGGCTCTTCTACGTCCTCATCGCGATCATCGGCGGTCTCATCTACGGCCCCGTCATGCTCATCGGCCTCCAGGCCATCGATCTCTCGCCGGTCAACGTCGCAGGCACGGCTGCCGGCTTCACGGGACTCTTCGGCTACCTTCTCGGCGCATCCCTCGCTTCCACGGGCGTTGGTCTGCTCGTGAAGTTCTACGGGTGGAACGTGACGTTCGCATGCCTCATGGGCATCGTCGTCCTCGCCCTTATCTTCATGTGGATCGTCGGCAGGGACGAACGCAAGATGATGGATGCTCGCGAGGCCAAGCTCCTCGCCGAGCAGGACAACCGCTAG
- a CDS encoding MFS transporter yields the protein MAQTQAEIILNAKKSEDRRVALGTLVGTAVEWYDFFIYANAAAIVLAPLFFDPFVEGSGELAGRLISFATVGISFFFRPLGAAVAGHFGDRLGRKVMLVATLMLMGVATFLIGVLPTYAQIGFWAPALLMFLRVCQGFAAGGEWGGAALMAVEHAPAKRRGLFGGFPQIGVPLGMLMATVALWAVDTLTTEEQFLSWGWRIPFLFSIVLIVIGMVIRLGVSESPVMAEIAESEDQVRLPIVEMFRTAWRPLIQCALIFMGNGVAGYMIAGGYVLSYTVNDLGLDRETMLTLISLTSAVWIGTTLLAAWASDKITRKTTYLIGFVLQLVWVFPLFLLIDTENYLLIGVGLVILSIPLGFTYGQQSAMFAEAFPAKIRYSGAGLANAIGAILGGAFAPLIATALQAEFQTSMAVAGYIFIITVIALITTFTLKDRTGRPLTAEADAELNRKIEKIAAKTDAIPVTFERGAGF from the coding sequence ATGGCGCAGACACAAGCTGAGATCATTCTCAACGCCAAGAAGTCCGAAGACCGCAGGGTTGCCCTCGGAACCCTTGTCGGCACCGCGGTCGAATGGTACGACTTCTTCATCTACGCGAACGCCGCGGCGATCGTGCTCGCGCCGCTCTTCTTCGACCCGTTCGTCGAAGGCTCGGGAGAGCTGGCTGGACGCCTCATCTCCTTCGCAACGGTCGGCATCTCCTTCTTCTTCCGTCCCCTCGGCGCGGCAGTGGCAGGACACTTCGGCGACAGGCTGGGCCGAAAGGTCATGCTCGTCGCGACCCTCATGCTCATGGGCGTGGCAACGTTCCTCATCGGCGTCCTGCCCACCTACGCCCAGATCGGCTTCTGGGCCCCAGCCCTCCTCATGTTCCTGCGCGTCTGCCAGGGATTCGCGGCAGGCGGCGAATGGGGAGGGGCTGCGCTCATGGCAGTCGAGCATGCTCCCGCGAAGAGGCGAGGCCTGTTCGGCGGCTTCCCGCAGATCGGTGTTCCGCTCGGCATGCTCATGGCAACCGTTGCACTCTGGGCCGTCGATACTCTTACCACGGAAGAACAGTTCCTGTCGTGGGGCTGGCGCATCCCCTTCCTCTTCTCCATCGTCCTCATCGTCATCGGCATGGTGATCCGTCTCGGCGTCTCCGAATCCCCGGTCATGGCAGAGATCGCGGAAAGCGAAGACCAGGTCCGTCTCCCCATCGTCGAAATGTTCCGCACAGCGTGGCGCCCTCTCATCCAGTGCGCACTCATCTTCATGGGCAACGGCGTGGCCGGCTACATGATCGCCGGAGGCTATGTCCTGTCCTATACGGTCAACGATCTGGGCCTCGACAGGGAAACGATGCTCACTCTCATCTCCCTCACGTCAGCGGTCTGGATCGGGACGACACTCCTCGCCGCGTGGGCGTCGGACAAGATCACGCGAAAGACGACCTATCTCATCGGCTTCGTCCTGCAGCTGGTGTGGGTGTTCCCGCTCTTCCTGCTCATCGATACCGAGAACTATCTCCTCATCGGCGTCGGTCTCGTCATCCTCTCCATCCCACTCGGCTTCACCTACGGCCAGCAGTCGGCCATGTTCGCCGAAGCGTTCCCCGCCAAGATCCGCTACTCGGGTGCCGGACTTGCCAATGCGATCGGCGCGATTCTCGGCGGCGCCTTCGCTCCCCTCATCGCAACAGCTCTGCAGGCCGAGTTCCAGACATCGATGGCGGTGGCCGGATACATCTTCATCATCACGGTCATCGCCCTCATCACCACCTTCACCTTGAAGGATCGAACGGGTCGGCCACTTACGGCAGAGGCCGATGCCGAACTCAACAGGAAGATCGAGAAGATCGCAGCGAAGACGGACGCCATCCCGGTGACCTTCGAACGCGGCGCAGGCTTCTGA
- a CDS encoding FAD-dependent monooxygenase, protein MKFHHHGYVSENPRNKPAAGVGIDRQPGLPDEMDVLIVGSGPAGMMTAAQLSVFPEIRTLIIDRRPSRLELGHADGIQARTVETFEAFGFGREIVAEAYRITETAFWKPNPENTDEIVRTAITEDDPYDLSEFEHIIVNQARVLDYFVEFMADQPTKMAPDYGYEFIGLTVGDGEYPVTVDLLVTAGPDEGKTRTVRAKYVLGADGARSKVREAIGATHQGKISYHAWGVADVVAKTDFPDIRLKSIINSPKGNILHIPREGGFLFRSYVDLGEVPEDDNREIRKTPLDEIIRRANEIMAPYTLDVQDVAWWSVYEVGHRVTDRFDDVADGDEGFPRVFIAGDACHTHSAKAGQGMNVSMQDGFNLGWKLAQVLRGYSSERLLRTYTQERQKIAQDLIDFDLEWSSRMAGADDGESIEEFYVRTAEFPAGFMTQYQPGLLVSAEAKQELATGYPLGKRFKSARAVRRADANPIHIGHEHRADGRWRIYVFADGAHPTTPSPVDGFAAWLGGDPSSPLVRCTKPGQEPDSVFDIKVIYQQALHDFDVTDAPSVFRPEVGPFRVEDWGQVYGVMADEDIFDLRGISRDGAVIVVRPDMYVAHIAALEDTASLARFFDPIFDLS, encoded by the coding sequence ATGAAGTTCCACCACCACGGCTACGTGTCAGAAAACCCCCGCAACAAGCCGGCGGCCGGCGTCGGCATCGACAGGCAGCCGGGATTGCCGGACGAGATGGATGTCCTCATCGTCGGTTCCGGCCCCGCCGGGATGATGACAGCAGCCCAGCTGTCCGTCTTCCCCGAGATCCGCACCCTCATCATCGACAGGCGGCCAAGCCGCCTCGAGCTCGGCCACGCCGACGGCATCCAGGCGCGCACGGTCGAGACCTTCGAAGCGTTCGGCTTCGGACGGGAGATCGTTGCGGAGGCCTACCGGATCACGGAGACGGCGTTCTGGAAGCCCAACCCCGAGAACACTGACGAGATCGTCCGTACCGCGATCACCGAGGATGATCCGTACGACCTGTCTGAGTTCGAGCACATCATCGTCAACCAGGCTCGCGTCCTCGACTATTTCGTCGAGTTCATGGCAGACCAGCCGACGAAGATGGCACCCGATTACGGCTACGAGTTCATCGGCCTCACGGTCGGCGACGGGGAGTACCCGGTGACGGTGGACCTGCTCGTCACGGCAGGCCCCGACGAGGGCAAGACTCGCACGGTCCGAGCGAAATACGTGCTCGGAGCAGACGGCGCACGGTCAAAGGTGCGCGAAGCGATCGGTGCCACCCACCAGGGCAAGATCTCCTACCATGCGTGGGGAGTGGCCGACGTCGTCGCGAAGACCGACTTCCCCGATATCAGGCTCAAATCGATCATCAACTCCCCGAAGGGCAACATCCTCCATATTCCCCGCGAGGGCGGGTTCCTGTTCCGCTCCTACGTGGACCTCGGCGAGGTGCCCGAAGACGACAACCGCGAGATCCGGAAGACTCCGCTGGACGAGATCATTCGCCGCGCGAACGAGATCATGGCGCCCTACACGCTCGACGTCCAGGACGTTGCCTGGTGGTCCGTGTACGAAGTCGGACATCGCGTGACCGACCGGTTCGATGATGTCGCCGATGGTGATGAGGGATTCCCGCGGGTCTTCATCGCGGGCGATGCGTGCCACACGCATTCCGCCAAGGCGGGTCAGGGCATGAACGTGTCGATGCAGGACGGCTTCAATCTCGGGTGGAAGCTCGCGCAGGTGCTGCGCGGCTACTCGTCAGAGAGACTGCTGCGCACATACACGCAGGAGCGCCAGAAGATCGCCCAGGATCTCATCGACTTCGACCTTGAATGGTCGAGCCGCATGGCGGGGGCGGACGACGGGGAGTCGATCGAGGAGTTCTATGTTCGCACAGCAGAATTCCCGGCAGGGTTCATGACCCAATACCAGCCCGGACTGCTCGTCTCCGCCGAGGCGAAACAGGAACTGGCGACAGGATATCCGCTGGGCAAGCGCTTCAAGTCGGCACGAGCCGTCCGGAGGGCAGACGCCAACCCCATCCACATCGGACACGAGCATCGCGCCGATGGTCGGTGGCGGATCTACGTCTTCGCAGACGGCGCACATCCCACAACCCCATCACCGGTCGATGGCTTCGCTGCCTGGCTGGGCGGCGACCCCTCCTCCCCGCTTGTCCGCTGCACGAAACCGGGACAGGAACCAGACTCGGTCTTCGACATCAAGGTCATCTACCAGCAGGCACTTCACGACTTCGATGTCACGGACGCACCGTCCGTGTTCCGTCCCGAGGTCGGCCCGTTCCGCGTCGAGGACTGGGGCCAGGTCTACGGCGTCATGGCAGATGAGGACATCTTCGACCTTCGCGGCATCTCCCGCGATGGTGCGGTGATCGTTGTCCGGCCCGACATGTATGTCGCCCACATCGCCGCACTCGAGGACACGGCTTCGCTCGCGCGCTTCTTCGATCCCATCTTCGACTTGAGCTGA
- a CDS encoding HpcH/HpaI aldolase family protein: protein MPFRLDLPETFTRTLEQSDRALVGMWLCSGSPINAEICAGSGLDWLLIDGEHAPLSLQAIQTQLQVIAAYPVTPVVRVPSGDATIIKQYLDLGAQNLLVPMVDTAEDAAAIISATRYPPEGVRGVGSALSRAARWNRVDDYLGTANSTHVSVIAQIESAEAVANAPAICRSGVDAIFIGPSDLAASMGHLGQQAHPQVVAAIHTVIAAAREAGIPVGINAFDPAHARDYIDGGIDFILVGADVSSLARASEALAQTFITGDSQPQRSSY, encoded by the coding sequence ATGCCGTTTCGTCTAGACCTGCCCGAGACCTTCACCCGGACACTCGAGCAGAGCGACCGTGCGCTCGTCGGCATGTGGCTGTGCTCCGGCAGCCCCATCAATGCCGAAATATGTGCAGGATCAGGCCTCGATTGGCTCCTCATCGACGGTGAGCACGCACCCCTCTCCCTCCAGGCGATCCAAACCCAGCTGCAGGTCATCGCCGCCTACCCCGTGACGCCGGTCGTGCGCGTCCCGAGCGGCGACGCGACCATCATCAAGCAGTATCTGGATCTCGGTGCGCAGAACCTCCTCGTTCCCATGGTTGACACGGCAGAGGACGCAGCCGCCATCATCTCCGCCACCCGCTACCCGCCCGAAGGCGTTCGGGGCGTCGGGTCTGCGCTGTCTCGCGCGGCCAGGTGGAACCGCGTCGACGACTACCTCGGGACAGCGAACTCGACCCACGTCAGCGTGATCGCCCAGATCGAGAGCGCGGAAGCAGTGGCGAATGCTCCCGCTATCTGCCGCTCCGGAGTCGACGCGATCTTCATCGGACCCTCCGACCTCGCGGCCTCCATGGGCCACCTCGGCCAACAGGCACATCCACAGGTGGTTGCCGCTATCCACACTGTCATCGCCGCCGCCCGCGAGGCTGGAATACCCGTCGGCATCAATGCCTTCGACCCGGCACACGCCCGGGACTATATCGACGGCGGCATCGACTTCATCCTCGTCGGGGCAGACGTGTCGTCCCTGGCGAGAGCGTCGGAGGCGCTCGCGCAGACCTTCATCACCGGCGACAGCCAGCCGCAGCGCTCCTCCTACTAG
- a CDS encoding nucleoside deaminase, whose protein sequence is MMTDRDYLEACVSLAREALAAGDEPFGSILVSDEGEQLVADRNRVAGGDQTQHPEFAIARWAAQFLSPDQRRRATVYTSGEHCAMCSAAHAWVGLGRIVYASSTQQLVSWHAEWGIAPGPVAPLPITAVAPGIDVAGPDPELSLIVKDLHRQLHGIPAP, encoded by the coding sequence ATGATGACAGATCGTGACTACCTTGAAGCCTGCGTGTCCCTCGCGAGAGAGGCGCTCGCGGCTGGTGATGAACCCTTCGGCTCGATCCTCGTCAGTGACGAGGGGGAGCAGCTTGTCGCCGATCGCAATCGGGTTGCGGGCGGGGATCAGACGCAGCATCCGGAGTTCGCCATCGCACGATGGGCTGCGCAGTTCCTCAGCCCTGACCAGCGCAGGCGTGCCACCGTCTACACGTCGGGGGAGCACTGCGCGATGTGTTCGGCCGCCCACGCCTGGGTGGGTCTCGGCCGCATCGTCTACGCCTCCTCGACGCAGCAGCTCGTATCGTGGCATGCGGAATGGGGGATAGCGCCGGGCCCAGTAGCGCCCCTGCCGATCACTGCGGTGGCTCCCGGGATCGACGTGGCTGGCCCCGACCCGGAGCTGAGCCTCATCGTCAAAGACCTCCATCGTCAGCTCCACGGCATTCCCGCCCCGTGA
- the hpaD gene encoding 3,4-dihydroxyphenylacetate 2,3-dioxygenase — MSKRTFTSPEVPAPDILRCAYMDLVVTDLAKSREFYVDILGLVVTEENENEIYLRSFDEFIHHNLVLREGETAAVAAFAFRVRSQDEVEKAEAYYRALGCETRRGDFTNGVRNAVRVVDPLGFPYEFFFETDHVERQAWAYDKQGPGALVNLDHFNQVYPDVPFGAEYLADLGFRKTEQIADDNDVTYAAWFARKSTVHDTALTGGTGPAMHHIAFSTHEKHNILYICDKLGALRLSDRIERGPGRHGVSNAFYLYLRDPDGHRVEIYTQDYYTGDPDNPTVTWDVHDNQRRDWWGNPVVPSWYTEASRVLDLDGNVQPLQERTDSREMDVTIGADGFSYTRKGDTVEGFKLGEQV, encoded by the coding sequence ATGTCGAAGAGGACATTCACCAGCCCCGAAGTGCCCGCCCCGGATATTCTCCGCTGCGCCTACATGGATCTCGTCGTCACCGACCTCGCAAAGTCGCGAGAGTTCTACGTCGACATCCTGGGACTCGTCGTCACGGAAGAGAACGAGAACGAGATCTACCTGCGCTCGTTCGACGAGTTCATCCACCACAACCTCGTCCTCCGGGAGGGAGAGACGGCCGCAGTCGCCGCATTCGCCTTCCGCGTCCGCAGCCAGGACGAGGTCGAGAAAGCCGAAGCCTACTACCGGGCCCTCGGCTGCGAGACGAGGCGCGGAGACTTCACCAACGGGGTGCGCAACGCCGTCCGCGTCGTCGATCCGCTCGGCTTCCCCTACGAGTTCTTCTTCGAGACGGACCACGTCGAACGCCAAGCCTGGGCATACGACAAGCAGGGCCCGGGAGCTCTCGTCAACCTCGACCATTTCAACCAGGTCTACCCGGACGTGCCGTTCGGAGCCGAATATCTCGCCGACCTCGGCTTCCGCAAGACCGAGCAGATCGCGGACGACAACGACGTCACGTACGCGGCATGGTTCGCGCGCAAGTCCACCGTGCACGATACCGCCCTGACGGGCGGCACCGGGCCGGCCATGCACCACATCGCGTTCTCCACCCACGAGAAGCACAACATCCTCTACATCTGCGACAAGCTCGGCGCTCTTCGGCTCTCGGATCGGATCGAACGCGGCCCGGGCAGGCATGGCGTGTCGAACGCGTTCTACCTGTACCTGCGGGATCCGGATGGTCACCGCGTCGAGATCTACACGCAGGACTACTACACGGGAGACCCCGACAACCCGACCGTCACGTGGGATGTTCACGACAACCAGCGCCGCGACTGGTGGGGCAATCCCGTCGTCCCGTCCTGGTACACGGAGGCGTCCCGCGTGCTCGATCTCGACGGGAATGTGCAGCCGCTCCAGGAGCGCACGGATTCGCGCGAGATGGACGTGACGATCGGTGCCGACGGCTTCTCATACACCCGAAAGGGTGACACCGTTGAGGGCTTCAAGCTCGGCGAGCAGGTCTGA
- a CDS encoding GntR family transcriptional regulator, which translates to MAKASSTSKSDLVYNQLRTRIIDGYYSPGYRLVLSSLAAEFNVSTVPVREAIRWLEAESLVEYTHNVGAQVSTVDAAGYAESMNILALLEGAVTALSAPHLTEADLDEADACNREMLALTESPSFDSTAYRRLNSRFHDVLCGRCPNERLHSLMTTEAERVSRIRRTSFKFTASRSHHSIDQHSHLLDLIRSGAEADEIELFARAHKLTSLREALLVNDV; encoded by the coding sequence ATGGCAAAGGCATCGTCGACATCGAAATCCGACCTGGTCTACAACCAGCTCCGTACCCGCATCATCGACGGGTACTACAGTCCCGGATATCGATTGGTGCTCTCCTCTCTCGCAGCGGAGTTCAACGTGTCGACCGTCCCTGTCCGCGAAGCAATCCGCTGGCTTGAAGCGGAATCTCTCGTGGAATATACGCACAATGTCGGGGCCCAGGTTTCCACTGTCGATGCGGCGGGCTATGCGGAGTCGATGAATATTCTCGCCCTCCTCGAAGGCGCGGTGACTGCACTGTCAGCGCCCCACCTGACGGAGGCCGATCTCGACGAAGCAGATGCATGCAACAGGGAGATGCTTGCCCTGACAGAATCGCCCAGCTTCGACTCCACCGCCTACCGAAGGCTCAACAGCCGCTTCCACGACGTTCTCTGCGGCAGGTGCCCGAACGAACGTCTCCATTCACTCATGACCACCGAGGCCGAGCGGGTCAGTCGCATCCGCCGGACGTCATTCAAGTTCACCGCCAGCCGATCGCATCATTCGATCGACCAGCATTCTCATCTCCTCGACCTTATCCGCAGTGGCGCGGAGGCTGACGAGATCGAGCTCTTTGCGAGGGCGCACAAGCTCACTTCGCTGCGCGAAGCACTGCTCGTGAACGACGTCTAG
- a CDS encoding response regulator transcription factor, protein MKPVALVVDDELQMISIVSFALEVQGFDCVEASTVPDAWRVLTSQRIDIVVLDVMMPSGSGVDLVKRMRASAIDVPIILLTALRGEKDRIAGLEAGADDYVTKPFSPRELALRAQAIVRRSQPAAHSDAIEVGPLTIDTHALTAYWENRRLDLSVTELRVLLALARRPDSIVSQRDIVNEAWATSEAIGGREMVKTTIYRLRRNLANAGVDGLVIDSHRGLGYGLRLEDESR, encoded by the coding sequence GTGAAACCCGTCGCTCTCGTCGTCGATGACGAGCTGCAGATGATCTCCATCGTCAGCTTCGCCCTCGAGGTGCAGGGCTTCGACTGCGTCGAGGCGAGCACCGTGCCAGACGCGTGGCGGGTGCTCACAAGCCAGCGGATCGATATCGTCGTCCTCGACGTCATGATGCCGTCCGGTTCGGGGGTCGACCTCGTCAAGCGCATGAGAGCCTCAGCGATCGACGTCCCCATCATCTTGCTGACAGCGCTGCGCGGCGAGAAAGACCGCATTGCCGGCCTCGAGGCGGGCGCCGATGACTATGTGACGAAGCCGTTCAGCCCGCGCGAGCTCGCCCTGCGCGCCCAAGCCATCGTCCGCCGTTCCCAACCGGCGGCCCACTCGGATGCGATTGAGGTGGGCCCCCTCACGATCGACACCCATGCCCTCACCGCCTACTGGGAGAACCGCCGTCTCGACCTGTCGGTGACGGAACTGCGGGTGCTCCTCGCCCTGGCCCGGCGCCCCGACAGCATCGTCAGCCAACGAGACATCGTCAACGAGGCGTGGGCGACGAGCGAGGCCATCGGCGGCCGAGAAATGGTGAAGACGACGATCTACCGGCTGAGGCGCAACCTTGCGAACGCGGGTGTGGATGGGCTCGTCATCGATTCCCATCGGGGCCTCGGATATGGTCTGCGCCTGGAGGACGAGTCTCGGTAA
- the hpaH gene encoding 2-oxo-hept-4-ene-1,7-dioate hydratase: MLERSVITAIAAELAEADRTKTPIPRITARYPDATVDDSYAIQGVWRDQQIAAGRRLVGRKIGLTSKAMQAATGITEPDYGVMFDDTVFENGSVIDTDRFLNVRIEVELAFLLKEALEGPNVTIFDVLRATDYVVPALEILNSHIELDGRTIVDTISDNAAYGGMVIGGNPVRPDDIDLRWVAALLYKNETIEETGVAAGVLNHPATGVAWLANKFAQHGSRLEAGELILAGSFTRPMWVERGDTVLCDYGRLGTISCRFV, encoded by the coding sequence ATGTTAGAACGCAGCGTGATCACCGCGATCGCGGCCGAACTGGCAGAAGCCGATCGCACGAAGACTCCCATTCCCCGCATCACCGCCAGGTATCCGGACGCGACGGTCGACGACTCGTACGCGATCCAGGGCGTGTGGCGAGACCAGCAGATCGCGGCAGGGCGCCGGCTTGTCGGACGGAAGATCGGCCTCACGTCGAAGGCGATGCAGGCCGCCACCGGCATCACCGAACCCGACTACGGCGTCATGTTCGACGACACCGTCTTTGAGAACGGCTCCGTCATCGACACGGACAGATTCCTCAACGTCCGCATCGAGGTCGAACTCGCCTTCCTCCTCAAAGAAGCGCTCGAGGGGCCGAACGTGACGATCTTCGATGTGCTGAGAGCAACCGACTATGTTGTTCCGGCGCTCGAGATCCTCAACTCCCACATCGAACTCGACGGCCGCACCATCGTCGACACGATCTCCGATAACGCCGCCTATGGGGGGATGGTGATCGGCGGGAACCCCGTGCGGCCGGATGACATCGACCTCAGGTGGGTTGCGGCGCTCCTCTACAAGAACGAGACGATCGAGGAGACCGGGGTCGCGGCGGGTGTCCTCAACCATCCGGCCACCGGCGTGGCCTGGCTGGCCAACAAGTTCGCCCAGCACGGATCACGCCTCGAAGCGGGCGAACTGATCCTCGCAGGCTCGTTCACCCGTCCCATGTGGGTGGAGCGCGGGGATACGGTCCTGTGCGACTACGGAAGGCTGGGGACAATCTCATGCCGTTTCGTCTAG